The nucleotide sequence TGCGGTCGAAATCCGTGGAACTCACGATTCTCGGAGCCTCGATGCCGCTCACTGAAAGCAGCGCAGTGTTGCTGTGCCGGAACGTTGCATTCCCTGTCAAATCAAGCCCCTGTTCGTTTCCGTCCAGCATTCATGCGGTGACTGTACCCACAAATGCCGGTCCAGACGCTTAACTATGCCGGACTGGTCACGGTTCCTGCCCATTTCCGCCTTTGGCACCGCGTCATCCCGCAACGCCCTACTTCGAAAATGGCTCACATCGTGCGACCCCAGGCTCGCGGACTCTCAGATCCAGTCGTCTGGTACGCCCGGGACTGTGCCGTCCCGGTGGACTGCGATCATCTGGGCTGCACTCATCCCCCTCAAGTACCCCTCGGCTGCCTGCGCGGCGGTGACCCCGGCGTCGACGAGCCTCATCAGGTCGTGCTCGTTCGGCAAGGCTGACATCCTGCCCGCCCTTGAGGCCCCGGCCAAGACCTGCGCCCCGAACATGATCAGGCGGCGCTCGACGTCGAGACCGCGCTTCTCGCCAGCGGCTGCATCCGAGAGGGCGGTGGCAATCCTCATGGTGCGGGCATCGCGTGGGATCTGCGCGGCGAAGTCGCCACCGTGCCGTACAGCGAGCCGGTAAACGCCTGTCTTGACCTCGTTCGGGGCCGCCGGGCCGATCCCGAAACGCTCGATCCAGCCACTGACGTCCTCTGCCCGGACAGGGTGGTCTTCGCCCGACTTCAGGCCGGCCAGCAGCCCACACAGGGTACCTTCATCGTCCTCGGCGTCGAGGAACCGCGAGATACCGATCTGGAGGATGTCCCGCAGATCGATCCTGCGCTCCTGCACGGCGGCCCAGACCGTCTTGTTGCTCCGGAGCTTGCCGAGCAGGTCCTCGCCCAGCTTCTCCCCGAAGCCCTCCGGGTCCTCATAGAAGGACAGCGGGGAGTGCTGGAAGCGTTCCAGCACCTCCGAAGGCATCGCCGCACAACGGAGCGCGGCCTCCGCGGCGTCATGGTTGTCCTCGACGAGATCGTCAAGCCCGTGCCCTTCCAGGAACGCGACGGCCTCGTCCGCCGTGGTTATCCCAGCGTCGAGCAGGGCCACGGCAGTCTCCGGGGACGCCACGGAAAGGACCTCGCAGAAGTTGTATGGCGTGGCCGTGAACTCGAACTCGGCCTTGCGCCCCCCGCGGCCCGTTCCCTTCGCGAGGGCATCCAGCAGGCTGTTACCACTCGGGAGGTCGCGAGCGTACGTCTCCACGATGCGGCGATGCACATCGTAAGACGGGGCGTCCGGGAACCTCCTTCCCGGTGCGGAATCGCTGTCCATACGTCCGAGACTAGACCCTTACCGCACCATCAGAGATCCCCGGGACCGGAGCCCCGACGCCTTGAGAGCCAGGCCCGGCCACAGGGGGCACAAGGCTGTAGAAAGAGACGCCTTCGGGGCCGTAGATGTGCTTGTCGCCGAACAGCGACGCCTTCCAGCCGCCAAACGAGTAGTAGGCCACCGGGACCGGCAGGGGCACGTTGATGCCGATCATTCCGACGTCCACGGAACGCTGGAACTTGCGGGCTGCCGCTCCGGAGGACGTGAAGATCGCGGTGCCGTTGCCGTAGGGGTTCGCATTGACCAGCTTGATGCCCTCTTCCAGGTCCTGGACACGCACCACCACGAGAACGGGTCCAAAGATCTCCTCCTGGTAGGCACTCACAGGCGCAGTCGGCCCTATACGCACTCTTACGTGTAGCAAGCACGGAGGGTCCTCTCCGCGCCTGGCTAGGCCTTCTTGACCACCGAAGACTTCAGCTGCATCGCGCCGACGCCGTCGATCCTGCAGTCGATGTCATGGTCCCCCACGCCGTCGACAAGTCGGATGTTCCGCACTTTGGTGCCGGCCTTGATGACGAGGGAGTTCCCCTTGACTTTGAGGTTCTTGATGACGGTGACGGTGTCGCCGTCGTTCAGCACGTTGCCCACCGCATCTTTGACCTCGTGCGAGCCCCCGGCAACATATTCCTCCACGCCGTCCGCCAGCGGCTCCCATTCATGGGCGCAGATGGGGCAAACCAGGAGAGCACCCGTCTCGTACGTGTACTCGCTGCCGCATTCGGGGCAAGGGGGAAGGCTATCGCTCACATAGTCAGGATACCGTCCCTCGCACGGGCGTCGGCGGCTGCACGCCTTCGGGTACGGAGCCCGCTCCGGCTGGTCGGCTGCCGTTCACCCCTCAGGCGACTGCCCCGGTCAAACGGGCTTAGGAGTGCGCCAGATTTGGGTTCCGAAAGCCCGTCCGCGGCTCCGGAGGTTTCGGTGACGGAGCTGCTGGCCGCAACCGGCCTGGAATCCTCACACTTGTCCCAGCACCTGTCCGTTCTGCGCCGGTATCAGCTGGTCAGGGGCGAGCGCCGGGCGCTGCAGATGTTCTACTCGCTGGCCCACCCGCAGGTCGCCGAACTCCTGTCGGTGGCAAGGCTGCTGTTGAACGACATGCTCCGCGCCACACAAGAACAGCTTGAGTCATCCGAGGCAGAGACCCCCGCGTCGGATGCAGGGGCCAGTGCGCGGTGAGGGCTCTGGAGGCGGGCCGGGCCCTGCTGCCCGGGAAGCAGGACTACTCCCAGCTGTCGCGAAGCTGGAAGGGTGACCTGGTCGCCGGCGTCACCGTAGGCATCGTGGCGCTGCCGCTGGCGTTGGCGTTCGGGGTCAGCTCCGGTGCAGGTGCGTCCAGCGGGTTGATTACGGCAATTGTCGCCGGGGTGATCGCCGCGGTATTCGGTGGTTCCAATATCCAGGTCTCCGGACCCACCGGGGCCATGGTCGTGGTGCTGGGACCGGTCATCGCTGCCCACGGACCCGGAGCGCTGGCCACGGTCTCGGTTCTGGCCGGACTGATCGTGCTCTTGGCGGGGTTGCTCAAACTCGGGCGAGTCGTGACGTTCCTGCCTTGGCCCGTGATCGAAGGCTTCACGGTGGGAATCGCGGTGATCATCTTCTTCCAACAAATCCCCTCCGCCATCGGGTCTGAGTCCGAAGCCGGCGGCAACGCCGCCATCTCTGCAGCGAACGCCCTCGGCGGGGCATCGCTGGATTCCGCCGTAGCCCCCGCGGCCATAGTGGCGCTGGTAGTGCTGATCATGGTGACCGGACCGCGAATCCATCCCCGGATTCCTGCCTCTCTCATCGCCATCGTTGTCGCCAGCCTCTCCGTTTCATGGCTGGACCTGCCCGTAGCCACGATCGGCGAGCTGCCCCGGTCCTTGCCTTCGCCTCTCCTGCCCTCCCTGGACTGGGTGACCCTGACGGCGCTGGCAGGACCCGCCGTCACGATCGCGGCCCTGGCGGCGATCGAGTCCCTGCTCTCGGCACGGGTTGCTGCATCAATATCCGATACCGGCCCTTACGATGCCGACCGTGAACTCCTTGGCCAAGGCCTGGCCTCTGTCGCATCCGGGATCTTCGGCGGCATGCCGGCCACCGGAGCCATCGCCCGCACTGCGGTGAACATCCGATCCGGTGGCAAGACACGCTTCGCCGCTGTCACCCACGCTCTTGTGCTGCTGGCGGTGGTGTATCTGGCCACCGGCCCGGTTTCACGCATCCCGCTTGCTGCGTTGGCGGGTGTGCTGATGGTTACTGCGACACGCATGGTCTCACCCGCCGCCTTGCGCGCGGTGATCGGTTCAACCCGGGCCGACAGTGCAGTGTTCTTCGTCACCGCGCTCATCACCGTGTCCTTCGACCTGATCGAAGCCGTCGAGATCGGTATCGCCGTCGCTGCATTCTTCGCCCTGCGGGCCATGGTCCGATCCAGCGGCGTCCACCGGGAGGAGATCCCCGGCCCGATCCACGAAGGAGACGAGCACATCGCACTCTTCCGTCTCGACGGGGCCCTCTTCTTCGGCACCGCCGAGCGTGTCCTGGAGCGCGTCAGTGCAATCCAGAACGTCGACGTCGTCATCATCCGCATGTCACAACTGCAGACCCTGGACGCGACCGGCGCCAGGGTCATCACAGACATCGTCAATGCCCTCGAACGCCGCGGGATCACCGTGCTCATAAAGGGCGTCCAGGACCGCCACCTTCGCCTTGTCACCCGGGTAGGGGTCCTGGAGTCCCTGCGCCACCACAAACACCTCTTCACTGAACTGGCCCCCGCAGCCGAACACGCCCGCAGCCACGTGGCCCGTGCCGCAAGCGCACGTGCCGCCCGAACACATGGCCCGGGCATGGATCCAATCCGTCGGCTGCTGCCGGACTCACCGACGAATGATGCCGACGGAAAAACACCTAATAAACATCCGGAACGCCTCCAAGGACTGAACGGACTTTCCCTCGGCCACGATCAAGCCGTGACAGACTGGTGCCATGCTGCTCGACGTGCTCGTGAGGACTTTGGAAGCCGTCGCGGCCACCCGCTCCCGGCTCGCCAAGGTCAACGAACTTGCAGACCTGCTGCTCCGGCTCGACCCCACAGAAATTCCGACGGCGGTCGGCCTCCTCACCGCTAAGCCTCGCCAGGGCCGGGTCGGGATCGGCTGGAGCGGCATGAGGGCGGCCATGGGCGAGTCCGCTCCTGGGCCGCATCTCACTATTGCCCACCTCGACGCTGCCTTGGACCGGCTGCAGGCAGCCGCAGGCGCTGGCTCGACCGTGGAACGCGCCGCCACCCTTCGGACTCTGATGACGGAAGCCACCGAACGAGAGCAGGCCTTCATCGCCGGCGTGCTGCTCGGAGAACTTCGTTCCGGTGCCCTCGAAGGCGTACTGACAGATGCGGTCGCCCGCGCCGCCGGCCGCCCGGTCGACGCCGTCCGCCGCGCAGCGATGCTCTCCGGCGATCTCGGCGGGACAGCCCTACTGGCGATCACGGGCACCCCGGCCCAGCTTGATGCTGTCGGCCTCGTCGTCGGCCGTCCCGTGCAGCCCATGCTCGCCGCAACCGCGGCCAGTGCCAGCGAGGCGCTGGAGGCGACGGGGGAAGCATCGGTGGAATACAAGCTCGACGGCGCACGCATCCAGGTGCACCGTGCCGGCGACGACGTGCGCATCTACACCCGCACTCTGGCCGAAGTGACCCATCGGCTGCCTGAGGTGGTGGAGGTGGTGCGCGGACTGCCCGTGCGCGATGTGATCCTCGACGGCGAGACTCTAGCCCTCGACGAGAACGGCGGCCCCCGGCCGTTCCAGGAAACCATGTCCCGGTTCGGGGCGAACGCGGCGCGCACCACACTGCTGCATCCGTGGTTTTTCGACGTGCTGCACATCGACGGGCGCGACCTGCTCGATGAGCCGCTGTCCACACGCATCGACGTGCTCGAGCGCATCGCCCCCGGTCACCGTATCCCGGGGAAAATCACTGCGGATACGGCTGTTGCCGAGAGCGTGTCGCGCGATGCGCTGGCCGCCGGCCATGAGGGTGTGGTCGTGAAGGCGGTGGGCTCGGCCTACGCAGCCGGGCGGCGGGGTTCGAACTGGATCAAGGTGAAGCCAGTGCTCACCTACGACCTGGTGGTGCTCGCCTGCGAATGGGGGTCAGGACGGCGCACCGGGCTGCTGTCGAACCTGCACCTCGGAGCCCTGGACCCTGTTGGCGAGTTCGGTGAACCCGGCGGCTATGTGATGGTGGGCAAGACTTTCAAGGGCCTCACCGACGCGCTGCTGCAATGGCAGACCGAAAGGTTCCAGGAGTTGGAGGTGCGGCGTACGGCAGGAACAGTCTGGACCGAGCCGGTCACCGTGGTCGAGATCGCCATCGACGGCGTCCAGCACTCTCCGCGCTATCCCGGTGGAATCGCCCTTCGGTTCGCACGCGTCAAGCGCTACCGTGACGACAAGACGGCCGCGGAGGCCGACACCATCCAGACGTTGCGCGCTCTGCTCCATGCCCCGCGGGGCAGCAAGGTATCGCCCGCGCCGGCGGAAGCAGACTCGGGAATCGACGCCCCACTCCCGTAAGACGCCCCACTCCCGTAAATGGATGGTTCGGCGTTTTCCGTGCGGGCGCGTGCACAGGAATCCTACGACCAAAATGGAGTTGATACTGGTAATCCCACCCCGGTCTGGATTCGAGTACTACAGTGGATGCATGGCTGCCAACCGCCATCCGCTCGACGACCTGCGCGAAACCATCGGCCATTTGGCCGATCAGCTCAAGCTGCCCAGTTCGGAGCGCGTCGACGAGCTGGTCGGCGATCTCATCGGTGCGAGGCCCGGGCCGGCCCGGCCGTTGTCCGAGGTGCAGGCTGAGCTCGACGCCCTGGTCGGACTGGAGACCGTGAAGGAACAGGTTCGGGCCCTCGTCGCACTGCTCCAGGTCCAGGCCCGCCGTAAGGCGCACGGCCTGCCGGAGGTGGCCACATCACAGCATCTGGTGTTCCTCGGAAACCCAGGCACGGGTAAGACCACCGTGGCGCGGCTCCTGGCCGAGATGTACCGCGCGGTCGGTCTGCTGCAGAAAGGCCACCTGGTCGAGGTCGACCGTTCGGGCCTGGTGGGGCAGTACGTCGGAGCGACCGCCATCAAGACGGACCGGGTGATCCGGCGTGCGCTGGACGGCGTGCTTTTCATCGACGAGGCCTACGCGCTGGCCCCGGAGGACGGTCGGACGGACTTCGGCCCCGAGGCGATCGAGGTCCTGCTCAAGCGGATGGAGGACCACCGCCACCGCCTGGTCGTGATCGTGGCCGGGTACCCGCGCCTGATGGAGTCCTTTTTGCTCTCGAACCCCGGACTTCGCTCCCGGTTCGCCCGCGAGATCACGTTCCCCGACTACTCCGTCGACGCACTCCAGACGATCTTCCACCAGATGCTGGCCCAGCACGAGTACACACTGGAGCCGGGCGCGGACCAGACGCTGCGCCGTATCCTCACCGGGCTCCACGCGGGCGAGGACTCCGGCAACGCACGGTTCGCCCGCACGCTGTTCGAGCAGGCGCTCAACCGCCAGTCGCTGCGGCTGTCGCTCGACGAGAAGCAGAGTCTCGACGCGCTCGATCGGGAGGCCGTCATGACGCTCACCGCGGACGACATCGTCGAGGCCGCGCAGGCCTTGGGCGAGGAGCCCGAGCCGGAACCGGAACCGACGCCTGAACCGCAACCTTCACGCTGGTGGCGCTGGCTGCTGGCCTGACCGGCTCTGCGGCCGCTGTCAGGCCAATGCCCGTCCCGCCCCAAGCGGAAAAAGCACAACTACACGACCCCGGTTGCGGCCATCCCGTCCGCGAGTGACCGCCCTTTTGGGCCTTCGGAATCCCTCTCCACCTCCGGCCACCGTGACATTCAATGTGACGACGCTGTTGGAAGCTACGGGCCCGCTGTCACATTCGGTTTCTTCGCCTTTTCATTGCGACGGACCTTACGCCAGATGTAATTTGGCTCACATCTTTCCTAATGCGGTACTCAATGTCCGCATTGCGGAAGTTGGTGCCGCTCAAGGGTGAGTGGTGGCTGCTGAGCTCAAAGGAGCAAATCTTGGAAGAACGAATTGCCGAGGCGGGGAACACGAAGACGTCCCTCGCCCAACAAATTGAAGGTGCTTACCACCGGATCGGCGTGACAGGGGCACACCGCCATATCGTGCTCATGATCCTGCTCGGCGTGTTTTTCGACGCGCTCGAGCAGAACGCTGTCGGCATTACCGGCCCGGTACTGCGCGAGTCCTGGGGCCTGGGCGCAGGCGACATCGGCCTGCTGAACACCATGACCTTCACGGCCACGGCTCTGGGACGCATCGCAACGGGACTGATCGTTGACAAGTACGGTCGGCGGAACATGCTGGTCATCAACCTGATCATCTTCGCTGGCGGATCGCTGCTGTGCGCGGTGGCACCGAACTATCCCGTCCTTGCCGCCGGACGGTTCATCGTCGGCTTCGGATTGGGTGGTGAAATCGCCGTCGCCGTGATCATGATGGCGGAATTCTTCGCCGCCAAACATCGTGGCACCGCAGTGGGCCTGATCAACGTCACGGCCGCGGGGCTGGGCAACATGCTCGCCCCCGCCTTCGGCATTCTGGTCTTCACGCTCTTTGACGGCCCGGACAAGTGGCGGTGGGTCTTCGGCCTGCTCTTCATCCCCGCCCTGCTCGTGATGTTCTTCCGCCGCTACGTCCCCGAAACACCCCGCTTCCTCGCCTCCAAAGGCCGGCTGGATGAAGCCAACCTCGTCATCACCCGCCTGGCCAGGGGCAAGCTCTCCGGACACATCGACGACCCGGAAGTCTTCATCACCGGCGTACCCGGCCCGGCCGTTACCGAATCCAAGGGGCACTGGAAAGACGCCCTCCGCGGCCGTCTCCTGAAGCGGACTGTCCTGCTCTGCGTCGCGGTCTGCATGTCCTACGCCGCCCAGATCTCCATGCTGACCCTGATGCCCACCATCCTGGTCTCCCGCGGCTACGCTGTGAACACCAGCCTCTGGTTCACCCTCATCATGCAGTCCGGATCCCTGATCGGCGCAGCAACCGCCGCCTTCCTCGCGAGCCGCCTCCCCCGCAAGAAAGTTCTCACCGGAGCCGCTATCCTGGGCTGCCTGGCAGGACTCGGAATGGCGTTCCTGGCAACCGACATCCTTGTCATCGTCCTCTGCGGAGTACTCTTCAACTTCTCGGTCATCATCCTGAACACCACTATCTGGCTGTTCGCCCCGGAACTATACCCCACGCGCACCCGCGGCTTCGGCACCTCCATCATCCTGGCCGCAGGCTCCCTCTCAGGCGGACTCTTCCCGCTCGTGTCGGGTGTCATCTTCGACGCCGCCGGCCTCACGGGAATGTTCGCCACACTCGCCGGCCTGTTCATCGTTCTCGCCATCGCGGTGCAGTTCCCACCGGAAACATTCGGACAGCCCCTTGAAGAGGACACCAGCGAAGACGAAGGAGCGATCTATGGCCACTGACACCACCCCGAGCCGGAGCCGGGTGCTCTTGATAAACCCCAACAGCAACCGTCGGACCACTGACCTGATGACCGGTATCGCCGAAAAGATCCTGGCCCCGGAAGGATTGGAAGTGGTGGGACTGACGGCCACCGAAGGCCCTGACATGATCATCGATCCTGTGGCCCTGCAGAGCTCAGTCAAGCACGTGCAAACCGCCGTGCATCACTATCTGGATGGGTCGGATGGCTCAGCTGTTGTGGCAGTAATTGTCGCGGCCATAGGCGATCCCGGCCGCGTTGAGCTCGCCCGAAACCTCAACATACCCGTTGTGGGTATAGGGCAAGGGGCTATCCGTGCAGCCGCAGGACCCGGGCGGCGGTTTGGCATGGCCACCAGCACTCCGCTACTCGCCGACTCCCTCGCCTCGCTGGTCGAGGAACACGGACAGACGCAATGGTTCACCGGAGTCAGGCTCACCCCATCCGAAGCACTGGTACTGGCCGCAGAACCTGAAAAGCAGTTCCAAGAGTTGCTCGAAGCAGTAAAGCAATCGAGCCGGGACGACGGGGCCCAGGCGGTCATCATCGCCGGCGGCCCGCTCAGCGAAACAGCACAACGGATAGCTGCGACAGGCACAGCTGAGATCATCCAACCCGTACCCAGCGCGTGCTCGCTGGTTCTGAACGCCATCAACAGACAACCGCTGGCCACCCACGGCGGCGAGTAAGGCAACTTCCAGCCGCTGCTGCGAGTCCAGGCCAGGGGCGCACCTCCGCAAGAAGGCGGGGGTGCACCCCTGGCCTTGATTGCATACCGAACGCCTCGAACGTCTGTCACCAGTGACTGTATGGCCTTAATCGTTGGGGGCTGAATCCACCGGCACCGCCGGAGATCGAAGGGTAGGAGAAGTACGTGCTGGACCTTCATGACGGCGGCCCCGCATGGGGTCCTGGAAGAAGTGAAGGACGACTAGGCCGGGCTCCCTACTCCGGCCGCCTGCCGATGGAAAAGGGACGCAGGGCCGCTCCCCCGGATGATGGAATCCCCCGTATTGCCGTTCAGCATCCCCGAAGATCATTATCGGCGCGCTCGTTCGATGATTCTGAGAACCTCAACAGCGTCGCTGGGATCGACAGGAGGAGCGCTCCCCGTTTGTACGGCATGCGCCAGCTGTGCATAGAACTGAGGATAGTCGCCCCGGCGTGTCGGCTCATCCCGAAAGGATCCAGGGACGCCTAACTTCCCCCATCTTTCCGGAGGTTCAATGCCGTATTCAAGATCGGTTGGGACCATACCCTCCCCCAGCGCCTTTTCCTGTCCATCAAGTCCCCATTTCGTGTAAGCGGCTTGGGAGCCAAGGACATGGAAGCGGGGACCTAACCGGGCAGCGTGGCCGTTCATCCACAGGCGCGATCGTGTGCCGGAGCGGTGCAGAAGCGAGAGGAAGGCATCCTGGTCTGCGTCGGACTTATTGGCATAGTCATATCGGGCGGTTTCCCCGTAGATTTCTGCGACCGGGCCAAACAATTGGATGGCCTGGTCGATCAGGTGGGCGCCGAGGTCGTGAAGAATCCCTCCGCCCTCGGCCAGCAGTGCTGTGTCCCGCCAGTTACGGAACCCACCCGGCATCCACCACTCGAAGCGGGATTCAAAGGTGCGGACTTTGCCAAGCTTTCCGTCGTGAATCAGCTGCTTGAGGGTAAGGAAATCACCGTCCCATCGGCGGTTCTGGAAGACCGTCAGGCACCGGCCGGCGTCAGTGGCCGCGGCAATAAGCTCTTCACCATCTTCAGAGCACGGGACGAACGGTTTGTCGACGACGACGTGGAGGCCTCGTTCGAGGGCTGCTTTAGCCAGTTGTTTGTGGTTGAGGGGAGGTGTGCCGATGACGACAACATCCAGGGCTAGTTCCCCTTCATCAACCTTGGCAAAGAGCTGCTCAGGGGTGGCAATGATCCGGGCATGCGGATAACTTGCCCGGGCAACTTTGACCCTTCCGGGGTCTGAAGTGACGATGGCTTCCAGAACATAAGCGTCGTCTGCCTGAATGAGCGGGGCGTGGAAAACCCGGCCGGATATCCCGAAGCCGATAATTGCGGCTCGTAGTGAAGGTCTGCCGTTTGCTCTTGCCACTTGCGGATGTGATTTGTGGTCTTCGCCGGTTAGCGCTGGCTGGCGGATCATTGGGCATCCTCTTCGGTCGGATGATGAACGCAGTTGAGTAAATGGAATTGGCCGGGGTCCACGAAACGTGTTCCCCGGCCAATTCCCTACGGCTAGGCCTCGTATAAGTCAGGCCTTGTAGCCAGACGGCGGCGTGAGAACACCGCGTTCGATCAGCCTCTCGATATTGGCAGCCCGTGTTGAGTCTTCCCGGGCCAGCCAGTCCTCGCTCGGTGGTGCGTCGAGGTACTGGTTCTTCGGGTAGATCGGGTTGTCGTAAATGACCCGGTACTGCTCTGTGCGCAGGTCCTTGAACTGGTTGTACAGGCCGTTCGAGACACGGGCACGGCGGAGCGCCTCGATGTCGATGGTGGTGCAGACGAACGAGTCGCCCGACGTCCAGCCCTGCTGCTTAGTCAGGATCTGGCCCCGGGGACCGACGATCATGGACTGCCCGCCGAACAGGTCCTGCATGCTCCCGTCGTCACGGACTTCGGGCCCCAGGTTCGGGGCGACGACGTACGCTGAGTTGAACATGGCGTGTGCCCGGTTCTGCAGTTCCCACATGCCGTTCTGCACAGCCGGCTCGATCAGGGTGCCCCGGATAATGATCTCGGCGCCGTTCATCGCGAGCCCACGCGCCACCTCGGGGTAGACACCCTCGTGACAGATGGCGTACCCGATATTGCCGATCTCGGTTTTCGCCACCGGGAAGATGGCGTCCATTGCATTGCCATTGCCCTTCTTTTCAATCCACTCGTCCCACACGTCGTGGGGGTTCATGTTGCCGAGCATGCCTCCTTCGTAGGCATCGCTGGTGGCCTTGTAGCGCTTGTAAATGATCTCGCCCTCCGGATCGATGATGAAGGCGACATTGAAATGGCGGTCGGGGAAGTCCTCATCCTTGACCATGTACAGCTCAGCAGCGATGTAGGTGTTGAGTTCCACGGCCTTTTTCGCCAGTTCGTCCGTCTCCGGACCAGGGATCGTCACGGCAAAGTGGCGCTCCCGTTCGCGGTTACCTGGCGTGTTGGCGATCATGCCCTGGATTGCCATTTCGGGCAGTACTACCAGCTTGACCGGAGAGCCCTCCCAGGCGCCGACCATGACTGCCGTGTCGATGAATTCGTTGATGCGCTTGACGTTCGCTACGCCGTCGCCGGGATTCTTCACATTGATTGTCCGCGGCGAAACCGCAACGACGACAAATGGATCGACCATTGTTCTTCTCTCTTTTCTCTTCTTCGAGTACCTGAGTTAGCGCTAACTCACGGTATTAGGGTTTTGCGGGGAATTGCAAGACCTGTGTCGTTGATTTTTCTAAAATGAGGCAGGAGCCCCTGGTCCCACGGTCTTGACTGCAGCCGTGGGTGCGCGTGCAGGCACGCGCGGGTAGTGTCAGCGCCGGCTGCGCGGCGATGCCGTGGTATCCCGCAGGATGAGGAGCGGTTCCAGCAGGGGGATATCCCCCTCCGCCTCCTCTTTGATCATGGCGAGGATGCGGCCCACAGCGATATGGCCGATGGCTTCGAAATCAAGCTTCACGGTCGTCAATGCGGGCCGGAAGAACGGTGCTTCCTTGACGTCGTCGAATCCCACCACGCTGACGTCGCCCGGCACGTTGCGTCCGGCGTCGTCCATGGCTTTGATCACTCCGAGCGCGAAAGGGTCGTTGGCGGCAAAGACCGCAGTGACGTCCTTCCGTGCGGCGAGTTCACGTCCGGCGCGGTATCCCTCCGCGGCGGACCAATCCGCGGTGGCGAGGGGCGTCGGAACGACACGTCCAGCCGCCCCCAGCTCCGCCGCCCAACCCTGGACCCGGGAGGACGTTGCCATCCAGCCCGGCGGGCCTTGAACGTGCCACACTGTTTCGTGCCCGAGGTCCAGCAGATGCCGCACCACCATCCGGGCACCCCGCACTTCGTCAACGGAAACGCTGGTCGGGCTCGGATGCGATCCTTGCTGGAAGGTCACCACCGGGACACCGATGTCGAGGCCCTCGAGCACCGTGATCGCATCCAGCAGGGGCGCGAGCACGATCACGCCGTCAACGGTGTCCGAGTTGATGGATTCGAATGCAGCCCGGATATCCCGCCGTTCCAGACTGGCCAGCGTGACTAAACGCGTCGCATAGCCATGTTGCCGGGCTTCCTCGGAAATACCGTACAGCGCCACCGTTGGTCCCAGGACCGACAGCTCGAAGCTGACAACACCGAT is from Arthrobacter sp. QXT-31 and encodes:
- a CDS encoding transcriptional regulator, which encodes MGSESPSAAPEVSVTELLAATGLESSHLSQHLSVLRRYQLVRGERRALQMFYSLAHPQVAELLSVARLLLNDMLRATQEQLESSEAETPASDAGASAR
- a CDS encoding ATP-dependent DNA ligase, whose amino-acid sequence is MEAVAATRSRLAKVNELADLLLRLDPTEIPTAVGLLTAKPRQGRVGIGWSGMRAAMGESAPGPHLTIAHLDAALDRLQAAAGAGSTVERAATLRTLMTEATEREQAFIAGVLLGELRSGALEGVLTDAVARAAGRPVDAVRRAAMLSGDLGGTALLAITGTPAQLDAVGLVVGRPVQPMLAATAASASEALEATGEASVEYKLDGARIQVHRAGDDVRIYTRTLAEVTHRLPEVVEVVRGLPVRDVILDGETLALDENGGPRPFQETMSRFGANAARTTLLHPWFFDVLHIDGRDLLDEPLSTRIDVLERIAPGHRIPGKITADTAVAESVSRDALAAGHEGVVVKAVGSAYAAGRRGSNWIKVKPVLTYDLVVLACEWGSGRRTGLLSNLHLGALDPVGEFGEPGGYVMVGKTFKGLTDALLQWQTERFQELEVRRTAGTVWTEPVTVVEIAIDGVQHSPRYPGGIALRFARVKRYRDDKTAAEADTIQTLRALLHAPRGSKVSPAPAEADSGIDAPLP
- a CDS encoding zinc ribbon domain-containing protein YjdM, whose product is MSDSLPPCPECGSEYTYETGALLVCPICAHEWEPLADGVEEYVAGGSHEVKDAVGNVLNDGDTVTVIKNLKVKGNSLVIKAGTKVRNIRLVDGVGDHDIDCRIDGVGAMQLKSSVVKKA
- a CDS encoding SulP family inorganic anion transporter: MRALEAGRALLPGKQDYSQLSRSWKGDLVAGVTVGIVALPLALAFGVSSGAGASSGLITAIVAGVIAAVFGGSNIQVSGPTGAMVVVLGPVIAAHGPGALATVSVLAGLIVLLAGLLKLGRVVTFLPWPVIEGFTVGIAVIIFFQQIPSAIGSESEAGGNAAISAANALGGASLDSAVAPAAIVALVVLIMVTGPRIHPRIPASLIAIVVASLSVSWLDLPVATIGELPRSLPSPLLPSLDWVTLTALAGPAVTIAALAAIESLLSARVAASISDTGPYDADRELLGQGLASVASGIFGGMPATGAIARTAVNIRSGGKTRFAAVTHALVLLAVVYLATGPVSRIPLAALAGVLMVTATRMVSPAALRAVIGSTRADSAVFFVTALITVSFDLIEAVEIGIAVAAFFALRAMVRSSGVHREEIPGPIHEGDEHIALFRLDGALFFGTAERVLERVSAIQNVDVVIIRMSQLQTLDATGARVITDIVNALERRGITVLIKGVQDRHLRLVTRVGVLESLRHHKHLFTELAPAAEHARSHVARAASARAARTHGPGMDPIRRLLPDSPTNDADGKTPNKHPERLQGLNGLSLGHDQAVTDWCHAARRAREDFGSRRGHPLPARQGQRTCRPAAPARPHRNSDGGRPPHR
- a CDS encoding aspartate/glutamate racemase family protein; the encoded protein is MATDTTPSRSRVLLINPNSNRRTTDLMTGIAEKILAPEGLEVVGLTATEGPDMIIDPVALQSSVKHVQTAVHHYLDGSDGSAVVAVIVAAIGDPGRVELARNLNIPVVGIGQGAIRAAAGPGRRFGMATSTPLLADSLASLVEEHGQTQWFTGVRLTPSEALVLAAEPEKQFQELLEAVKQSSRDDGAQAVIIAGGPLSETAQRIAATGTAEIIQPVPSACSLVLNAINRQPLATHGGE
- a CDS encoding MFS transporter, which produces MEERIAEAGNTKTSLAQQIEGAYHRIGVTGAHRHIVLMILLGVFFDALEQNAVGITGPVLRESWGLGAGDIGLLNTMTFTATALGRIATGLIVDKYGRRNMLVINLIIFAGGSLLCAVAPNYPVLAAGRFIVGFGLGGEIAVAVIMMAEFFAAKHRGTAVGLINVTAAGLGNMLAPAFGILVFTLFDGPDKWRWVFGLLFIPALLVMFFRRYVPETPRFLASKGRLDEANLVITRLARGKLSGHIDDPEVFITGVPGPAVTESKGHWKDALRGRLLKRTVLLCVAVCMSYAAQISMLTLMPTILVSRGYAVNTSLWFTLIMQSGSLIGAATAAFLASRLPRKKVLTGAAILGCLAGLGMAFLATDILVIVLCGVLFNFSVIILNTTIWLFAPELYPTRTRGFGTSIILAAGSLSGGLFPLVSGVIFDAAGLTGMFATLAGLFIVLAIAVQFPPETFGQPLEEDTSEDEGAIYGH
- a CDS encoding AAA family ATPase — protein: MAANRHPLDDLRETIGHLADQLKLPSSERVDELVGDLIGARPGPARPLSEVQAELDALVGLETVKEQVRALVALLQVQARRKAHGLPEVATSQHLVFLGNPGTGKTTVARLLAEMYRAVGLLQKGHLVEVDRSGLVGQYVGATAIKTDRVIRRALDGVLFIDEAYALAPEDGRTDFGPEAIEVLLKRMEDHRHRLVVIVAGYPRLMESFLLSNPGLRSRFAREITFPDYSVDALQTIFHQMLAQHEYTLEPGADQTLRRILTGLHAGEDSGNARFARTLFEQALNRQSLRLSLDEKQSLDALDREAVMTLTADDIVEAAQALGEEPEPEPEPTPEPQPSRWWRWLLA